The genomic segment TCCTCTGACTACCAGGACATGCCCAAAACAGATCTGGTAAGTTCTCATTTCCTCACATTCACACTAACAGTTAACATTTAGGTACATGTTTCCCACATGAATGAAgacttttatgtttgtgttaGCGTGCTCTAAGAATTAGTTTAGTTCAGGTCACATGGACTTGGAGCTTGTGAGAGGTTCCTTTAAGAACATTTGTAAATGCATCTTTGAGCAGAAGCCTCCATCCAGATGAGTTTCAAAATTCCATTTGCGGTGACTCTCCTTCTCTCTTGCAGTCGCGGGAGCCCCTGGCACTGTGTGACCTGAAAGCAGAAGCGTCTCCCCGGATCTCGGCTGAGGATCTAATTGACCTCTGTGAATTATCCCAGGCCGGGCTCCCCAAAAGGAACAAATCTGGCAAGCCGAAGATTGTCGCTGTCGATATTCGGAGTGGAGAAGAGTATCCTTCACTGtgtactttacattttttatacatatCCACTGGCTGTTTACCGTTTTGAACCtttatggaaaagaaaaaaaatattataccTCTTTTATGAGTGAAGACAGAACCTAGGGGATGTAAACACCAGCACTCATGCTGAGTAAGGTATAGATCTCAGGCTTTATTGTTCTCTTTTCTTTCATGAGGAGCATActgtcatttaaaaatttaaaaattctataatatatatttatatatctgtATATTTTAGTGCTggaaatcaatttaaaaaattgcaatgttttactaggtaaattttATATGACAGTATGGGGCTTTTATAGGACAGTATGgggcttttgaacaaaaacagaccagagagaaaattgttccttcatttttattgtctgaaatgttttaatttatagtgttaactcagatattCCAGAAGTGTAATTTATGTACTCAAAAACGCATCAACAGAAATAAGCAGATTTCTAAAGACTTAAGTCTCGGCAGAAttattccaagaaaaaaaaagatgctgatATGGAACCATAAGgaacatacatttataaataaacttattGAGAATTGGCGACGGCTTTCAGCCtttaatataggatggggccacaccattcagagccttataggttaacaggaggattttgaacttgatcctggattcaactggagcccagtggagagaagctaacacaggagtgatgtgttctcttctactagttcctgctaacaatcttgctgctgcattctggacaagctgaaaactttttaaagaactttttggGCATGCTATCAGTAAAGAGTTGCAATATCCAGTCTAGACGTTACAAATACATGGAGGagtttttcagcatcacttttagataaTATATgtctgatcctagctatattgcACAggtgaaaaatgcagttttatatGTTTaggatatgtgagccttaaatgataaatcctggtcaaataaaacccctaagtttctgactgaagaattggaggcaacatttacaccatccaaGGAGACTATcagagagagcatctctcaggtgtttaggaaaCTGACCtgagttttttctgggtttaggaagaagtaattaattgtcatccaggtcttgatgtcaaaaatacagaacaaaaacaataacacTTTCCTCTGCCGCTACAGACAAAGTCTGTGCCGCTTCTGCTAGCTCAACGGTGCATTGTCTcttgtgttaccgtgacaacaggcTGCGCCATAAATCAAAACGTCAACTTTGTATGAGAAAGCAATctaagctgaaaaaataactttaataaagTACTAGAATTTGATTGAATATTTGCATCTTTTCTAAGTGTCCAAGGTATAAGTGCATTTACTCACTTTTAAAATGAAGTTATTGAAGGCTTGCAGATGGATTTGAAATGGAACTTCCTCTGGGCTTATTCTGCAAACCTTCTTAAAGGCATTGACCACGTCCACGGACTTCTGTTCACCTGTTTTTTTGACCGTTGCCAAAGCTCTGCTGTTGTGTGGGTGTCTGTAATCACTGAAAGTGGATGACAAGAAGACTTACATGTGGTATGAGTGTGTCGatgaaggttctcattcatccagttCTGTGTCTTGAAGTGGTTAATCAGGGGAGTCAAGACTGAGCTCTATATACAGTGTGGCAAAAGAAAAGTacttagtcagccaccaatttatgtgatttttcccatgtgattttctggatatTCTTGTCTAATTTTGACTCTTATATTTGAGGTATAACTATGATGACAATTACAGgcttctcatctttttaagaggGAGAACTTGTGCAATTGGTGACTGACTAAACACTTCTTCTCTCCATATGCTTGGGTTTCCATATAAACTAAACATGAAATGCATCATGATGAGAAATTATTGGGAATTTATTAACATAGTTACGCAATCCCATGTTCTTGTTGAACCCAAAACAATAATGTTAGTAAGaacacagattttctttttgcaaaaattctAATCTTAATAGTAATAGCAATAGTTATAGtaattgttctttttcctttatGTCATATCTgaactaaaaacatgtttttttaagataaactcAATTGAGTTTTTGCCAGactattttatcaacattttcaatcaaggagattttggtgtttttgaaattcaataagcaaagaaaaatatagaaaaaaaaggatgagttTTTGTCTTTAGCGTGCCACATTTTCAGTATAATCATTGCTCCTTAACCCAAACGACCTCAGCTTCAGCAGAGGTCACGTATCCGGCAGCATCAACGTTCCCTTCAGCTCCGTGTTCAGCCCTGACGGGGAGCTGCTGCAGTGTCCTGCCACAGGAGCCCTGCACAACTACAAAGGAAGCGTTATTGTGGTCATCAGCCACGCTGTGAAGAGCGCCATCATAGTGAGTAtggctgcacacacacacacacacacacacacacacacatcagatTAAAACACTGTTAATGCTGGAAGAAAATGACtgagattttatgtttaatttaagcTCTGAAAATTCCTCATTTCTATTTCACTTAGAAATGTCTTACAGAGAAGTGGCATGACTAATTAGCTCAACATTTTGTGATTAATGCATTATAAAAATCGCTTGAACTTTGCTTTAGGCAACAAAATATAGCTTTTAAGAATGCACAAGATGGAATTCAAACCCAgaagtgaaaaaatatgttatttttaatcCTAAAGAAGTGGGCACCTCAGGTCACCACCAATCTAAcaataaatatctgaaaataaaaaacaattcatgtttttttgtgcattcCATCTTGATAATCTAATGATAGAGCCCTGCTATCGTACATGCTGGATCCTGCTGGGGATTAGAGCTTTATCACATGGAATGAGGGAATTATAATTGAATTGTGCTTCActtgagcatttttttgttttgttgaacaCGTGAGCTTGTCTGCCATTCAAAAGGTCAAATTTTTGTTTAACTGTCCACCAAGAAatctttaagcaaaaataaaacaccaaaattaggtttttagtttacatttaCTACTAGAAactttttcatgatggaggacatataaagaaaattaagcttagcatttctgagtatttcttgattcaaattatAGTTGTTGCGTAAAAGTTACAATCTTTGTCTGTTTTGACGGCTAGCTTTGGGTTTCGTGtaacagctgctgctccgtaaTGAACCATTCATCAAAAATAGAAAGACTCTCTGTAGCTGTTTTGGAATCCTTCTCAAACACATCGAGAGTGAATCATATGTTTCCTAGANNNNNNNNNNNNNNNNNNNNNNNNNNNNNNNNNNNNNNNNNNNNNNNNNNNNNNNNNNNNNNNNNNNNNNNNNNNNNNNNNNNNNNNNNNNNNNNNNNNNNNNNNNNNNNNNNNNNNNNNNNNNNNNNNNNNNNNNNNNNNNNNNNNNNNNNNNNNNNNNNNNNNNNNNNNNNNNNNNNNNNNNNNNNNNNNNNNNNNNNNNNNNNNNNNNNNNNNNNNNNNNNNNNNNNNNNNNNNNNNNNNNNNNNNNNNNNNNNNNNNNNNNNNNNNNNNNNNNNNNNNNNNNNNNNNNNNNNNNNNNNNNNNNNNNNNNNNNNNNNNNNNNNNNNNNNNNNNNNNNNNNNNNNNNNNNNNNNNNNNNNNNNNNNNNNNNNNNNNNNNNNNNNNNNNNNNNNNNNNNNNNNNNNNNNNNNNNNNNNNNNNNNNNNNNNNNNNNNNNNNNNNNNNNNNNNNNNNNNNNNNNNNNNNNNNNNNNNNNNNNNNNNNNNNNNNNNNNNNNNNNNNNNNNNNNNNNNNNNNNNNNNNNNNNNNNNNNNNNNNNNNNNNNNNNNNNNNNNNNNNNNNNNNNNNNNNAAGAATGCACAAGAAGGAATTCAAacacagatttgaaaaaaaaatatttttaatcctaAAGAAGTGGGCACCTCAGGTCATCACCAATCTAACAATGaatatctgaaaataaaaaagaattcatgtttttttttttttttgcattccaTCTTGATAATCTAATGATAGAGCCCTGCTATCGTACATGCTGGATCCTGCTGGGGATTAGAGCTTTATGAATGAGGcaattttaattgaattgtGCTTCacttgagcattttttttgttgaacacGTGAGCTTGTCTGCCATTCAAAAGGTCAAATTTTTGTTTAACTGTCCACCAAGAAATCTTTAAGCAAagataaaacaccaaaattaggtttttagtttacatttaCTACTAGAaacttttttcatgatggaggacatataaagaaaattaagcttagcatttctgagtatttcttgattcaaattatAGTTGTTGCTTAAAAGTTACAATCTTTGTCTGTTTTGACGGCTCGCTTTGGGTTTCGTGtaacagctgctgctccgtaaTGAACCATTCATCAAAAATAGAAAGACTCTCTGTAGCTGTTTTGGAATCCTTCTCAAACGCAGCGAGAGTGAATCATATGTTTCctatattgtatttatttttctggtaTGTAGGTGTAGGGGTGCATTCAGCAGTCAGATGTGTGGGTTGTGTCTGTCTCTGAAACGTAGCTCCAGGTGGAGCCTCCCAGATCCATTGTTGAAGATGAGGATCACTGGAGGTTGTTTACAGTTTACACCTCCTGGCTCGGCGCTCTTTTAGTCCATTGTTGCAGCATGTCTTTGGGTCCTAAGGGTGTCTCTGAAAGGCATCTCCGTTCAGAGATGGCAGAAAGCTTCCACTCCTGCCGTGCTTTGGTGtgggtttaaaaatgtttttcggATAAATCACCTGTCTTCAAGCCTGTCGTTTAATGGTTCTTAAGGACGTGGTGTCTCACTCCTCCGTCAGCAGGTGGTTTACAGGCTGTACATGACTGTGTCTGGCTGTTGTTGCCTCTGATCTTtagtattttcttcttttgtaacCCACTGTTACACAGAAAACAGTTCATCTTCTACTAAatccctttttttgcttttcaccCTAACCTTTCTTCGTCTTAGTTATGGCCcacatattttatcttttcttatACATTTCCTTTAAAACTCAGTCgctttaaacatttacattaacatGTCATTTTTAGTCACTATTCCttaaaaagcacacaaaaacactaaaataaaacactatatTTCTTCTATCTGTTATTAGTAAAGTAAATGAACTGACTAGTAAAATTAGTCCCTAAATCTTACAGGTTTTGAGGAAACTTGTTAGGTTTGTAAGTTTGGATGGAAGTCAAAGATTCATCTCACTTGTTAAGTTCTGCAGTTTTTGGAGAGTAaacaataattttctttttcctgttttaattgtattttcagTTCGCTTCACACCTCGTCAAGGTGAATTTTCCTCGGGTTTGTATCTTGGACGGAGGAATCAACAAGCTGAAGCTCACTGGACTCCTGACAGTTCCCTCCCCTCAGATCTGACCACATCCTTCATAACCAAAGTATTAAAGAGCAAAATCTACATTCTGAATTGTGTTTTCAGTTTTGACTATGTTTGTGGATCATGGATGGGTGCTGAATAAAAGCTCCCTGCAAATTTATTCCCAACAAGATCAAGTATTGTTtctgattttcaaaattaaactacTGTTTGGTTGTAATGTTTCCAAATgttcttcttttgaaaaaatgttttgtcatttacacattttcaatacattatttaaaaaaatagttgctATGTTAACAAATTTGGCCTTTTTCACACTCATAAAAACCAAATAGAATTGATTCAGtctagtttatttataaaagaccTTTATATTGAAGTCATGttttaatcaataattaaagaaaatcagTCACAGAAATGATTTTAACAGTTaagaagatttttaaaatgtaaaattgtcaTGATAATTTGACAAAGTGGTGTTAttccttgattttattttaaaaatgatttcaaacttggcaaaaaaaaggttttgtcctaaaacaattttctaagaaagtttaaatgaaaagataaaaaaaagtattatatttGAGATGCTCTATAAATGCAAAACATCTAACAGGAGTTCCAACAGgacaacacttttgtttgtttctctgatcTGATCCTTTACAGGTTCGTTTTAATGTGTTAAACTGACTGAACATTCAAGTTTCATCAGGTCAAAAACTGAAAGTTCTTTATCacccttaccaaaaataagtatactcacgttttttaaagtataattttattttactttttaagtacTTATATCGATAAACTTTACAAGTTCATAGGTTCATGTTAAGTAGGCTTGGATTATACTCAGAAATATACTAAAATTCTAAACGTATTTGCCTATATTTGCCATTGtccataaacattttcatacaaaacaataaaagtggAGTAGATGTATTCTGGATATATTTCCAGtacattaaaatttaattttaatacacTAATCAGTACttatgaactaaaataaaaccttaaaagctACACTAGATATACTTCAAAGTTTACTTTCATAAGCATAGAGTTTATTGCCGGCAAAGTAATACTATACTAGAAAGGTACCTTAAGTATACTTCTTagtatacttttttaaactaaaagtgggCCAGTTTATTCCCAAGAATACTTGTTAGTAAACTGACAGTATACTTTCTGAGTGCACTTGATACTCTTTAGGAAATATACTTTTCTATACTTAagtatactttaaaaatatacttcaaatgtacttatttttggtaagggcAGTTGATCTAGGATCACATTCATGTTCAAATAGCAACACTATTTTCCACCTCTTCTGGGTTCAGATATTTGTACGGCActtccagttttttatttctggcTTTGATCCTTCTGCTCtgctcctccagctctgcttgaAAGTTCTTGATGAACTCACAGGGAGTGTCCTCGCTGAAGTGCTGCTCGGGGGTATTGCCGAGGGGGACCTGAGAAAATCAAATGCAGTATTATTTACCAGAGTCTTATTTTCTGGAATTTAGTTACAAATTTTGTCCACTTACAAAATCACTTGACTGCTTGCTAAGGAGCCACAAGGTGGCCATGCCCTGAACGGTTACGTTGACGTCTGGCAGAGTTTCCAGCATGGTGTCTTCATTCGCTACCCCTTTCTTGGTTGGTGGAGGCCGTTTCAGAGAGATGGGAGTGTTTGGCATCCAGCCACCGTAGTCATACTGCAGAGAATGAATGTTTAGCAGTTTCATGTTAAAAATCATCATCATAGAATCATCCTTGGgtcattaaaacagatttttaagcaTATTAAAGTACTTCAAGCACTAAAACCGACATCGTCTCcccgtttatttttttacggtCCAGAGCCAGACGTaacaaattgggggctcgtccgggatttgaacACGGGACTTCACACAGTCGTATCCCTCACCTGTGCACTGTTGACTGCAGCATGCTGGGCGGAGCCTGTGAATATCACCATGGTAACGAATTTGACCAGCTGCGCCACGCTTGTGAAGCTTTGTGGAATTCCTAAACGGGATGAgagcaaataaaataagtcCATAACATGTAAATCATTTGTAAAACTGCTATGTGAACACACTGTAACAGATTTCTGTGAAGTATTTTACAGCAATTTAGGCAGTAAAATACTGCACAAAGACTGTATGATATTTTAGTGTGAACGCCAATGAATTGTGGGAAATTAGTGTAAATCCAACTGGAATTTCAAAGTTACTGTGAATTAGAACATAGCAAGAAAAATGTCCACAAAAATATGATGAATCACAAACAAgtacaccattttttttcttaccagcTTGGATTAACTTTGACATGCCTTCCCTAACATgcacaaaaactgtttacatGTGTCGTCACTCATGGTAATAAACCAAGCGGACAGTGCAAAAGTATCCCCGGATACCacatatttgagttttttttctttatatgtatcacttcttttttatttctgtaaacttAGCAGTATTTTACCGTAATGTCTGTAAACAGCAATGAATTCGAAAATGATGATGATCATTACTGTGATCTTTAATGTAATATTTACAGGAAAAGACTAAGTTTCCATGTTTTACCAAAATGCATTTAGCTTTTTATTAACGTTTGAGTTCAACCTACAAACTTACCCGGGACTAAACTTTCTCTGGAGTTACCTGTTTTGGGTTCCAAAAGTTGATGTTATCCACTAGCTTTCCGTTAAAACATTTGTGACATaatatgtttttagaaaaaaaccctgaaggTGAATGTttaaccaggagtgtcaaaggTACACATCATTGTCTTTTGTAATTTTGGAAGAAGATAATTCAGTTGGAATGTACTCAGAGAtagcatggtggtgcagtggttagaaGAAGGCTTTACAATGAGAATATCACAAGTTCAATACATTATAGAACATTGAGTTTTCCttagtctaaaaacatgctccacgcgtttttacatttttgacaaacattgaatGATTGCAGTAAACTAAACAATTTCCTCGAGTATCAATAGAcaaacatttaatgtaaaacaacCATGACCAATGCTGACTAGTcctgtgaatgaaaaaaagaaaaaaaaacagctggttGAATGTATCAATACGTTTAACAATTATTGTAATGCTTTTATCTTTAAGAATtagactaaaacaaaacataacaccagtgtttaaaactgttttcaaaatgaaatacataaaaaccaaaatttaacacaatttaaattatAGGTACATTGAAACAGTAGTGTAATAGTTAGCACTATTGCCTCAATAAGATATCTTACGTTCAAGCCCCAATGGGAACCTTAGTATGTTGATTGTGTATATTCTCACTTTGCACTTGTTCATTTTATTCACGTTGACTTGAAAATCCCACATCTACCCCAAACTGAGTCTAAGTGTTGAAATTTCTCACCAGTGCACGCTTGTGAAAGGAATCCGTGTTTGAAAATGTCTGAAATCCACTTCTGTATTTCGGTATCTTGCTGGACTTCCTCGTCGTTCTTGTAGTAGAACTCAATGACTCCTTTCACAAACCTTTAGGGAATAAAGAAGTTAATTATTtcaaatgcaaatatttaatgtttcttgttttttttaatcgcacATCTTTTTATCAAGCaattcaacttttatttggCAGTAAAGAACtgtggcaataaataaaaaaacatcaaactgggCTTTATTAATGGTTGTTTTTATGATCCATCTCTGTCCAGAACATTTCCATACGGCTAGTTTTGTAAAGCAAAAGGCTACAGAGGAGAGGAGAACTCCCTCCAAACAAGGTCAACCCTCTTCTGTAAGACCAGTACCTGTAGGTGATTTCCCAAAGCCTCAGCCCATCGTCCCTGTAGTAGTAGTTTGGTACATCCTGCACCCCCCTCTCAGCAACATCATCAGGGAAACAGAGGGAGGTGTATGTGACTGCAGACAGGGAGCGCCTCAGGATTGTCATCATTCCCTCTCCACCAGAGGCAGCAAactgaaaacaacagaaaagctCCACAGTATTAGAAAGAATAAAGGAAACAGTCgtgcttttttattgttgtgtttttgtaccTGAGTGAAAGATCCTTTCTCAGATATCAATAAGTTTCGAGCTAGGAAGTTGATCTGCAGAGTGTATCGAGTGTGGGGGATGAGGAGCTGAGGAGGGAGAAACCTTCTGTTATCgacttaaatttgatttttgcatcttttttacCAACAAACAACCATGTAGTTCTGAGTCTTCACCTTGTAGAGAGGATGCACCATCGGAACGTTGCGCAGCAGAGACACAGCAAAGACCTCAGCCAGCAGGTGAGTACGAAGCAGGTGAGTGTTCAGCTGGTGCTCACTGAAATCTGCACTTCTCACAAAAATCTTTGCCAGCACCCAATCGTACTCAGGATCTGTGGGTAGGAAGATGGGGTTGTCCTCTGCAGGCGCCTGcttcagctgcaggagaagGAAAGAACGTTTTGTTAGACAACATAACTTTTTATTcgttaaaaaaatcatgaatgaTTCCTTTAATTAGAAATCTGACATTGGTTTTTAAGGTGATCTGACCTGGATGGCGATTGGCATCAGCTTCTTGTTCTCAGTTTTTTGAAGCAGCACAAGTGGAGCCATCAAGTACTGCTTCTTTCCATTGATTGTGTTGGTTTTCACTCCATCCAAATGCTTGTAGTCACAcaggaaaatgtttcctttctgTTTGAAGTGTACATGGAAACAAGGAGATGatttgctaataaagttttaaattcaaaataacatttaaaaagtaaaatttaaatggaaaagGACGGTAATCTCAACtcaaactttgacttttatctctttttttgtctcaaaaagttcaaaatttaTTGCAACTCTTTCAGCGTGTGTATGGACATTACCAAAGCTCAACATTAGAATAAAAGTCTCACATTTTCAACAACTTCAATTCCTACTTTATGA from the Oryzias melastigma strain HK-1 linkage group LG1, ASM292280v2, whole genome shotgun sequence genome contains:
- the LOC112157166 gene encoding polyunsaturated fatty acid lipoxygenase ALOX15B; the protein is MVSYKVTLFTGNQVAAGTFDRVSVKLVGTEGESERKWLVGFKGASAFIRGAESSFTVCAPTSLGKLVLVEVDKKSLPLLPEDSWFLTKVEVKSPDGDTFTFPVHRWISDSSVHRFREATALRIIDDQHHLGRYSREQELKERKEKYRWHVYAEGIPHCIKADGPTSLPSEVQFSFTKTTEFLFTASTGLVELKLKGLDGCKKGWTSIDDIDRVFCCKQTDIADYVQEHWKEDSFFGMQFLNGVNPILIRRCTELPRNFPVTDCMVFPCGQMSLAEEIKKGNIFLCDYKHLDGVKTNTINGKKQYLMAPLVLLQKTENKKLMPIAIQLKQAPAEDNPIFLPTDPEYDWVLAKIFVRSADFSEHQLNTHLLRTHLLAEVFAVSLLRNVPMVHPLYKLLIPHTRYTLQINFLARNLLISEKGSFTQFAASGGEGMMTILRRSLSAVTYTSLCFPDDVAERGVQDVPNYYYRDDGLRLWEITYRFVKGVIEFYYKNDEEVQQDTEIQKWISDIFKHGFLSQACTGIPQSFTSVAQLVKFVTMVIFTGSAQHAAVNSAQYDYGGWMPNTPISLKRPPPTKKGVANEDTMLETLPDVNVTVQGMATLWLLSKQSSDFVPLGNTPEQHFSEDTPCEFIKNFQAELEEQSRRIKARNKKLEVPYKYLNPEEVENSVAI